One segment of Theobroma cacao cultivar B97-61/B2 chromosome 9, Criollo_cocoa_genome_V2, whole genome shotgun sequence DNA contains the following:
- the LOC18589633 gene encoding uncharacterized protein LOC18589633: MLLSLVQSSFISSSTFHSKIHTNLNPLKPSFLLPKTLFPIFNTQPTSKTLLKLSPRNATGICASLLEAPVLWAGRLCIYYALLKAGLAGSQANPLVSGLESGGTIGESGDLGFSKWLENIQGKPDKEAADKRKLVSKWHPTTKGTLKRNYRVPSKSEGRRLLKAVAFLLSDDDHFTDATSHKGCQIRRESAHGESVCCNNVRALFDELPTPHLTVEITPFPAGPLTEKDYVKAEKLERVLRSAPSV, translated from the exons ATGCTACTCTCTCTTGTACAAAGCAGCTTCATTTCATCATCGACTTTCCACTCCAAAATTCACACCAACTTAAACCCTCTAAAACCCTCCTTTTTACTTCCCAAAACCCTTTTCCCAATTTTTAATACTCAACCCACCAGCAAAACGTTACTCAAGCTGTCACCAAGGAATGCTACTGGAATATGTGCTTCCCTGCTTGAGGCTCCAGTGCTGTGGGCTGGCAGGCTTTGCATTTACTATGCACTATTGAAGGCTGGTTTAGCTGGATCTCAGGCTAACCCACTTGTCTCAG GTCTGGAGAGTGGTGGTACTATTGGTGAGTCTGGTGATTTGGGGTTCTCTAAGTGGTTGGAGAATATACAAGGGAAACCAG ACAAGGAAGCAGCtgacaagagaaaattggtcaGTAAATGGCATCCAACCACAAAAGGTACACTTAAAAGGAACTACAGGGTTCCTTCCAAATCAGAAGGGCGGCGACTACTAAAAGCAGTTGCATTCCTACTGTCAGATGATGATCATTTTACTGATGCCACTTCCCACAAG GGTTGTCAAATCAGGAGGGAGAGTGCTCATGGGGAAAGTGTGTGCTGCAATAATGTTAGAGCTCTGTTTGATGAGCTTCCTACTCCCCACCTTACAGTGGAAATTACCCCATTTCCTGCAGGGCCTCTCACCGAAAAAGATTATGTCAAGGCTGAGAAACTGGAGAGGGTTCTAAGATCTGCTCCTTCTGtttaa